In the genome of Leptospira dzoumogneensis, one region contains:
- a CDS encoding TIGR02757 family protein — MPSSTLPKEKNLKKSFDLLYKNYTKPEFLDSDPLFLCYLYDSPEDREFVGLLSALFAYGNVTAIRGFLSRLLEPMGKNPKQYLLNHGTKIWKNKLGPYRFQKEKDILLFLQAIRLAYLEIEKSGEKFLESWFSPIHPKDPGLEKRISGFQSRISEILNDLDPGWKSYGLGFLIGLGNPKSAHKRYCMFLRWMVRKEGPDLGLYKQIQTSELLFPLDTHINRLSNILGITERRTSDLKKSREITDYFQKFYPEDPLRMDFALCRLGILRKCKTAYVAELCESCDLKEVCKIYGKKKKKVGTATEN, encoded by the coding sequence ATGCCCTCTTCTACCCTTCCCAAAGAGAAAAACCTGAAAAAAAGTTTCGATCTTTTATATAAGAATTATACGAAACCTGAATTTTTAGATTCAGATCCATTATTTTTATGTTATCTATATGATTCTCCGGAAGACAGGGAATTTGTGGGGCTTCTATCCGCGTTATTCGCCTATGGAAATGTAACCGCGATCCGAGGTTTTCTCTCAAGGCTTTTGGAACCGATGGGTAAAAACCCGAAACAGTATTTACTCAATCATGGAACAAAGATCTGGAAAAACAAATTAGGACCTTATCGTTTCCAAAAAGAAAAAGACATTCTATTATTCTTGCAAGCAATCCGATTGGCTTATCTGGAAATTGAAAAATCAGGAGAGAAGTTTTTAGAATCTTGGTTTAGTCCGATCCATCCTAAAGATCCAGGTTTAGAAAAAAGGATCTCAGGTTTTCAATCCAGGATTTCTGAAATTTTAAACGATTTGGACCCGGGTTGGAAATCCTACGGACTTGGCTTTTTGATCGGACTTGGAAATCCTAAATCCGCGCATAAACGTTATTGTATGTTCTTAAGATGGATGGTCCGGAAAGAAGGACCGGATCTTGGACTATACAAACAAATCCAAACCTCTGAGTTATTATTTCCTTTAGATACTCATATCAATCGCCTTTCTAATATTCTGGGAATTACGGAAAGAAGGACTTCCGATCTCAAAAAATCCAGAGAGATCACCGACTATTTCCAAAAGTTTTATCCGGAAGATCCATTGAGAATGGACTTTGCTCTTTGCAGGCTTGGGATCTTGCGTAAATGTAAAACTGCCTACGTAGCCGAGCTATGTGAATCTTGCGATCTGAAAGAGGTTTGTAAGATTTATGGGAAGAAAAAGAAGAAGGTTGGTACCGCCACGGAGAATTGA
- a CDS encoding adenylosuccinate synthase, producing MPATLVVGTQWGDEGKAKVIDYLSKDTDIIVRYQGGANAGHTVVVHGKKYVFHLVPSGIIYDQTVCVIGNGVVLDPTFFIEECDKLQAEGFPVYEKLLISDACHLLFPFHGLIDSARESSCAPDRKIGTTKKGIGICYADKMMRIGLRVGDLLENDFETRLQHLVDEKNRELVKLYDGEELSAKDILENVKRFYSKIQKNIINTPYYLESQLKAGKKILLEGAQGTGLDVDFGTYPYVTSSNPTTGGAFIGSGIAFHHLKSVIGITKAYTTRVGEGPFPTELHGEEGERLRTLGAEYGATTGRPRRCGWFDTEVLRHAVRINGLTSIALTKIDVLSAYDKIPVAVAYERNGKKLDCFPSQGLDQVKVIYEEFPGWKTDITGIGEFDKLPAACKDYIRALEKLIGVRIDLISTGPDRKDTIASGF from the coding sequence ATGCCCGCAACATTAGTGGTCGGAACCCAATGGGGTGACGAAGGGAAAGCAAAAGTAATCGATTACCTTTCCAAAGATACGGATATCATAGTACGTTACCAGGGCGGAGCCAACGCTGGACATACGGTGGTGGTTCATGGCAAAAAATACGTTTTTCATTTGGTGCCATCCGGGATCATCTACGACCAAACAGTTTGTGTGATCGGTAACGGAGTTGTTTTAGATCCGACATTCTTTATCGAAGAATGTGATAAACTACAGGCAGAAGGATTTCCGGTGTATGAAAAACTTCTGATCAGCGATGCATGTCATCTTCTTTTCCCATTCCATGGATTGATCGATTCTGCAAGAGAAAGTTCCTGCGCTCCTGATCGTAAGATAGGAACCACAAAAAAAGGGATCGGTATCTGTTACGCAGACAAGATGATGAGGATCGGCCTTAGAGTAGGAGATCTTTTAGAAAACGATTTCGAAACCAGACTACAACATCTGGTAGATGAAAAGAATAGAGAACTCGTAAAACTTTATGATGGAGAGGAACTCTCCGCCAAAGATATTTTAGAGAATGTAAAAAGATTCTATTCTAAGATCCAAAAGAATATCATCAATACTCCTTATTACTTGGAATCCCAGTTAAAAGCAGGCAAAAAAATACTGTTAGAAGGTGCGCAAGGAACAGGGCTGGATGTCGATTTTGGTACTTATCCTTATGTAACTAGCTCTAATCCTACTACAGGTGGAGCATTCATTGGATCCGGAATTGCATTCCATCATTTAAAAAGTGTGATCGGGATCACAAAGGCATATACCACAAGAGTGGGAGAAGGTCCTTTTCCTACGGAACTTCACGGGGAAGAAGGAGAAAGACTCAGAACCCTGGGCGCAGAATACGGCGCAACCACAGGAAGACCAAGACGCTGCGGTTGGTTCGATACGGAAGTTCTAAGACATGCAGTTCGTATCAACGGACTTACATCCATTGCACTTACTAAGATAGATGTTCTTTCCGCTTATGATAAAATTCCTGTTGCAGTAGCTTACGAAAGGAACGGCAAAAAACTGGATTGTTTCCCTTCTCAAGGGCTGGACCAAGTAAAAGTGATCTACGAAGAATTTCCCGGTTGGAAGACAGACATCACCGGCATCGGAGAATTCGACAAACTTCCTGCCGCTTGTAAGGATTATATCCGTGCTTTGGAAAAACTCATAGGTGTTCGTATCGATTTGATCTCTACAGGACCGGACAGAAAGGACACGATCGCTTCGGGATTCTAA
- a CDS encoding ATP phosphoribosyltransferase regulatory subunit, with product MTHNPPEFSEKKWIPDGFHFFGPNESSERRELLNSLSSKLKEFKYSEVFLPSFDYSSSFLLTMSAEDSSALYRFRDSDGNEISPSADLTVQAVKGMAGFAHRKENQRIFYQGKIFRDYGRKSGSRKEILQVGAEHIGGSGAPAILGILKEISGLFSGIKLRSPLTIVLGNVGVFHSVLESLELSRSEKRQLSFLLYRKNLPEIRRFLENRNASRIFPVLESLCLGFVSHKEDLGKKFSSLGLSDSFQKIISETGEIIGSLGKTPGLEFCSDYTLIPDLEYYTGFVFQGYVSGSSEPVLTGGAYDHLYELFSGTQKDACGFAINVDALEAVLG from the coding sequence ATGACACATAATCCTCCAGAGTTTAGCGAGAAAAAATGGATCCCGGACGGATTTCATTTTTTTGGACCGAACGAGAGTTCGGAAAGAAGGGAACTTCTAAATTCCCTCAGTTCCAAGCTCAAAGAATTCAAATACTCTGAGGTATTTTTACCTTCTTTTGATTATTCTTCTTCTTTTTTGCTTACCATGTCAGCAGAAGACTCCTCTGCTTTATACAGATTCAGGGATTCAGACGGAAATGAGATCTCTCCCAGTGCGGATCTGACTGTTCAGGCTGTAAAAGGTATGGCCGGTTTTGCGCACCGCAAAGAAAACCAACGTATCTTTTATCAGGGAAAAATTTTCAGAGACTATGGTAGAAAGAGCGGATCTAGAAAAGAAATCCTGCAAGTAGGTGCGGAGCATATAGGCGGATCGGGTGCCCCGGCTATTTTAGGAATTTTGAAAGAGATTTCCGGATTATTCTCCGGAATTAAACTGCGTTCGCCATTAACGATTGTGTTAGGCAATGTTGGGGTCTTTCATTCCGTTCTGGAGTCTTTGGAACTTTCCAGATCCGAAAAAAGGCAATTATCGTTTTTATTATATAGGAAAAATCTTCCGGAGATCCGCCGTTTTCTGGAAAACAGAAACGCTTCCAGGATTTTCCCTGTGTTAGAATCTTTATGTTTGGGATTTGTTTCTCATAAGGAAGATCTAGGTAAGAAGTTCTCTTCTTTAGGACTTTCCGATTCTTTCCAGAAGATCATCTCCGAAACAGGCGAAATTATAGGTTCTCTAGGCAAAACTCCCGGTTTGGAATTTTGTTCGGATTATACTCTTATTCCGGATTTGGAATATTATACCGGATTCGTTTTCCAAGGTTACGTTTCCGGAAGTTCAGAACCGGTTCTAACCGGAGGAGCTTATGATCATTTATATGAGCTATTTTCCGGAACCCAAAAAGATGCCTGCGGATTTGCGATCAATGTGGATGCGCTGGAAGCAGTATTGGGATAA
- a CDS encoding 1-acyl-sn-glycerol-3-phosphate acyltransferase translates to MAEKEQSVGRWQKEFFENIHLFKRSGMSEEEAKKILQKFLYLCSVTPMPPVMDVFKDPSSLERIGVYTPPEKKAREFMIEFLSPIMKFFTVEGIENLAAVKPLIGKYPVTLISNHLSHLDAPAIFQLLYHASPEGREVAEQLVFIAGRLAYEPDFTRLGLYMFGTLLVCSKRDMADNPSLSDVMTKINMRAFRHSQKLQQEGKIAAIFPEGTRSRDGRLMPFVDTVYHYVANKVILPISLEKTDKILPTTSLLFNQVAGKLTIGKPVLVGELSKKEMAHFPKDIEHLPFPEHGDKKQFLIDNLALLVGQNLNKHQHGIYRNLYSADARDQNKLIKVPKEPKEKVVVIGNSSMGIAIATVLANKDINVFVYHPDKEYTSQSNTERRDLRTYSLYKLPPNLTFTSDPEELKTATLFIQGTNPWELHTIYPDLQPYLSKNKAPFFNIIKGFTSAGLILDDLQHGLGIEDDRIGVISGACYPDQIMERKISGFEIAAVNESLIPRIQKLLTTGYIFPRSALIPTDVKGVQLGGALKTIYALVMGIVEGYFQQTLGGNVDNSLFHLSNRFFNEMVNVGVRMGGKPETFQGLSGLTDFMLSCFGTDAKDRKTGYDIANGHPSEKMSNGFYGLKVMPNLMKIDPNEVPIMYAAYEVVINKKDVRKVAEGMEERLSRV, encoded by the coding sequence ATGGCAGAAAAAGAACAATCCGTCGGAAGATGGCAGAAGGAATTCTTCGAGAACATTCACCTATTCAAAAGATCCGGGATGAGCGAAGAAGAAGCTAAAAAGATACTTCAGAAATTTCTTTATCTTTGTTCCGTAACTCCGATGCCTCCGGTCATGGATGTTTTTAAAGATCCATCTTCTCTGGAAAGAATAGGTGTGTACACCCCTCCTGAAAAAAAGGCCAGGGAATTCATGATCGAATTCCTTTCTCCTATCATGAAATTTTTTACTGTAGAAGGTATCGAAAATCTAGCTGCAGTTAAACCTCTGATCGGAAAATACCCGGTAACCTTGATCTCTAATCACCTTAGCCATTTGGATGCTCCTGCAATCTTCCAACTTTTATATCATGCTTCTCCGGAAGGCAGAGAAGTGGCGGAACAATTGGTATTCATCGCAGGACGTTTGGCATACGAACCTGATTTTACCAGACTAGGACTCTATATGTTCGGAACTCTTTTGGTCTGCTCCAAGAGAGACATGGCGGATAACCCAAGTCTTTCGGACGTGATGACCAAAATTAATATGAGAGCCTTCCGACATTCTCAAAAACTACAACAAGAAGGAAAGATCGCCGCTATCTTCCCGGAAGGGACCAGGTCCAGGGACGGAAGGTTAATGCCTTTTGTGGACACAGTCTATCATTATGTTGCAAATAAGGTCATTCTTCCAATTTCATTGGAGAAGACGGACAAAATCCTTCCTACCACAAGTTTGCTCTTCAACCAGGTAGCAGGAAAGCTAACCATCGGCAAACCTGTGTTAGTCGGAGAATTATCTAAAAAGGAGATGGCTCATTTCCCTAAAGATATAGAACATCTTCCATTCCCGGAACATGGGGATAAAAAACAATTCCTGATCGATAATCTAGCTCTACTTGTAGGACAAAACCTGAACAAACACCAGCATGGTATTTATAGGAACTTGTACAGCGCGGATGCCAGAGACCAAAACAAACTCATAAAGGTGCCTAAAGAACCTAAAGAGAAGGTTGTAGTGATCGGAAATAGCAGTATGGGAATTGCGATAGCAACAGTACTTGCCAATAAAGACATCAACGTTTTTGTTTATCATCCTGACAAAGAATACACTTCTCAATCCAATACGGAAAGAAGAGATCTCAGAACGTATTCTTTGTATAAACTTCCTCCGAATCTTACATTCACTTCTGATCCGGAAGAGCTAAAAACTGCGACATTATTTATCCAAGGAACCAATCCTTGGGAGCTGCATACGATCTATCCTGATCTTCAACCTTATCTTTCTAAGAACAAGGCTCCATTCTTCAATATTATCAAAGGATTTACGAGCGCAGGTTTGATCTTAGACGATCTACAACATGGGTTAGGGATAGAAGATGATAGGATCGGAGTGATCTCCGGTGCTTGTTATCCTGATCAGATCATGGAAAGAAAAATTTCCGGATTCGAGATCGCGGCCGTGAACGAAAGTCTGATCCCTCGTATTCAAAAATTATTAACTACAGGTTATATTTTCCCAAGATCCGCTCTCATTCCTACGGACGTAAAAGGTGTCCAGTTAGGCGGGGCACTCAAAACAATTTACGCTCTTGTAATGGGTATTGTAGAAGGTTATTTCCAACAAACCCTCGGCGGGAATGTGGACAATTCCCTATTCCATCTTTCCAATCGTTTTTTCAACGAAATGGTAAATGTGGGAGTCCGTATGGGAGGAAAACCGGAGACATTCCAAGGCCTATCAGGACTGACTGACTTTATGTTATCTTGTTTTGGAACGGATGCAAAAGACAGAAAAACCGGTTACGATATAGCGAACGGTCATCCTTCCGAGAAGATGTCTAATGGATTCTATGGATTGAAGGTAATGCCAAACCTAATGAAGATAGATCCGAACGAAGTTCCGATCATGTATGCAGCTTACGAAGTGGTCATCAATAAGAAAGACGTTCGTAAGGTTGCGGAAGGAATGGAAGAAAGGCTTTCGAGAGTTTAA
- a CDS encoding TetR/AcrR family transcriptional regulator produces the protein MKRIEQSNRVRAKILEVSRKLFVSEGYEKATIRRIIEEAEITTGSLYHFFKNKEEILLAIAGEVFNEAGETAERLVGEMDPPLVFAMEVGLQFYLCQKKLTIAETYLAAYKTQGVTDMIGNRGSHRSKILFEKYNPEFDEQEYLIRTLAFRGVFQSLLEEMVHSGKIDRLRMMTTVIQLGLTTFGVPKEEMEIALQKTFRLLKERASEIEALSEGLLEIFVNGR, from the coding sequence ATGAAGAGAATAGAACAGTCCAATCGAGTTCGGGCTAAAATTTTAGAAGTATCCCGGAAACTTTTCGTAAGCGAAGGATATGAGAAGGCGACCATACGTAGGATCATCGAGGAAGCAGAGATCACTACAGGAAGTCTATATCATTTTTTCAAGAATAAGGAAGAGATACTACTCGCGATAGCGGGGGAAGTATTCAACGAAGCGGGTGAGACCGCCGAACGCCTGGTAGGTGAAATGGATCCTCCTTTGGTTTTTGCCATGGAAGTAGGATTACAATTCTACCTTTGCCAGAAAAAACTCACTATAGCGGAAACTTACTTAGCGGCTTATAAGACCCAAGGTGTGACCGATATGATAGGCAACCGAGGCTCTCATAGAAGTAAGATCCTATTCGAAAAGTATAATCCTGAGTTCGACGAACAAGAGTATTTAATCCGTACTTTGGCCTTCCGAGGAGTATTCCAAAGCCTTTTGGAAGAAATGGTACATTCCGGAAAAATAGACAGACTAAGAATGATGACCACAGTCATCCAATTGGGATTGACTACATTCGGAGTTCCCAAAGAGGAAATGGAAATCGCATTACAAAAAACTTTCAGACTTCTGAAAGAAAGAGCCTCCGAGATAGAAGCGCTGTCGGAAGGACTGCTGGAAATTTTCGTAAACGGAAGATAA